A region of Larimichthys crocea isolate SSNF chromosome X, L_crocea_2.0, whole genome shotgun sequence DNA encodes the following proteins:
- the plekhf2 gene encoding pleckstrin homology domain-containing family F member 2 → MVDRLANSEANSKRIAVVEGCFGTAGQPLAIPGRVLIGEGVLTKLCRKKPKARQFFLFNDILVYGNIVIQKKKYNKQHIIPLESVTIDTVPDEGDLRNGWLIKTPTKSFAVYAATATEKSEWMNHIGKCVGDLLQKSGKAPTGEHAAVWVPDSEATVCMRCQKVKFTPVSRRHHCRKCGYVVCGPCSEKKYLLPSQSSKPVRVCEYCFVQLTSGSLGPRSDSISRPGSKFNNLSDDDDEDDSSD, encoded by the coding sequence ATGGTGGACCGGCTTGCGAACAGCGAGGCCAACTCCAAGCGGATCGCGGTGGTGGAGGGCTGCTTCGGCACTGCGGGCCAACCCCTCGCCATCCCGGGCCGCGTGCTGATCGGCGAGGGCGTCCTCACCAAGCTGTGCCGCAAGAAGCCCAAAGCGCGGCAGTTCTTCCTCTTCAACGACATCCTGGTCTACGGGAACATCGTCAtccagaagaagaagtacaacAAGCAGCACATCATCCCGCTGGAGAGCGTCACCATCGACACGGTGCCGGACGAGGGCGACCTGCGCAACGGCTGGCTCATCAAGACGCCCACCAAGTCCTTCGCCGTGTACGCCGCCACCGCCACCGAGAAGTCCGAGTGGATGAACCACATAGGGAAGTGCGTGGGCGACCTGCTGCAGAAGAGCGGCAAGGCCCCGACGGGCGAGCACGCCGCCGTCTGGGTGCCCGACTCGGAGGCGACGGTGTGCATGCGCTGCCAGAAGGTGAAGTTCACGCCGGTCAGCCGCCGCCACCACTGCAGGAAGTGCGGCTACGTGGTCTGCGGGCCGTGCTCCGAGAAGAAATACCTCCTGCCCAGCCAGTCGTCCAAACCCGTGCGAGTGTGCGAGTACTGCTTCGTCCAGCTGACGTCGGGAAGCCTCGGGCCGCGCTCAGACTCCATCAGCCGGCCGGGGTCAAAGTTCAACAACCTGTCGGACGACGACGACGAAGACGACAGCAGTGACTGA